The Raphanus sativus cultivar WK10039 chromosome 6, ASM80110v3, whole genome shotgun sequence sequence tgtgtatataATGTAGGATTTTTAGAGCATCAGCATTGAAGTATTATAAGTGGAGATTACAcaattcccaaaaaaaaaaattaaaataagctGATTTTGTTGAACCTCTTCCTCATGAGCTTTTCCCACTGATCCATATCATCACTATTTCGCAGGTCCTACGACATTTGGCAGTCCGCGGTTCATTTgattattaaatttttcttaaaaaaaatcaaacagtaaaaaaataaaaataaataaaatttgtgaaCCTCCCCATAGGAGTCACCATGAGGATGCTCTTAGTTGGATTGTTTGTGGCTTCCCAAATCGGATTTGATATCTCAACCAGTTTCTGGTACAATAATTGAATAGTCTTGGAGTCGTTGACTGGGTAAACAAGATAAAGTGGACCAATAAGAGTCTTTGGATTTGCCAATCAATCAATAGTGACTTATGGTACTAGAACCACATGCGGTGGACAACGTCATCTAAAAGCAGAAATCCTATCTTAGACAATGTTAATCTAATCCATATAACATGCTAAGCTAGAATATTGATGACATATGAGACGTTCTCTAGATTAGAGACTTGAATTTCATTCACCATTATGATAGTGAAGTCTGTTGGCATAAAGCGTTATGGTACAAAGGTATATAGCACCAAAACATATCTTTATAAATTGGGTTACAGTCAGTAACAACTTACATATTGGAGACATATTGAGAAGATAAAGTCTTCGGATTCCTCCAAATTATCTTGTTTACAGTAATTTGGCAATATGTGATTTCACTTTTCTTCGATTATTCTTATAGTCtgagatataattttttttcttctccaaaGCTCACTTTTCACctgctatttttatttcaagatgacattaaacatataaaagACTGTACAAGATATAAGAATGTTGCTATGGTTTTGGAATGAGCTCATCAAACTTCTATACACCCGATGTGTAGTTGGGATAAATTCGAGATTACATTCATGACCCTCTAGACAGAGATTAGTAGTCATAATGAATgttcaaattataatttataccAACTTGTAGTCATAATGGCCTAGTGGTAGTGCACCGGGTTAGTTTCCTTGTATCTAGATTTAAACCATCCTATATATGAATGattatttcaaaaatcaaaaattttaaatgctGATTTCAGGCATATGTAAATTATGTGCTTAAAACCTGGAATTTCGAtggtaaaagaaaatattttcataactttttttatCGAATATATGTAGCTCTTCGTAAAtgtattttggttttgtatATGCATGAAAAGCATTACAGTGAAGAAAACAAATGACAAACGTTTGATCAATGGAATTACCTTCCACAAGATCTTATCTATCTCTCAACCTGGTTTTCTTTGTCCTGAAAGCAATTTTTGGATTTGCAGATCGCATGTTAAGCGTGAGTTTCTTGCTCTCAAATctcaaaaaataattgaaacagttcttttaattaatgaaaaagaattaaaaatgaaGAATAAAGTAATATTCTTTCTattttcagttacaaaaaatatattctttctattttaaaatgagattatgttttaaaaaaaaaattttgaaaaaatatttatacatttattgtatttttattagttaaaattataagaattaaatatttatttttacaggttaattttatttaacctataaaaactctaaaacattaattttagaaaacgGGGAGATCATTAATAGTCGGAAAGGTGAATGATCGGCTGTCGTGATATAAGAGGATTGTTATGACATGAGGAGGCAAACAGTTTGAGCCATTGGTTCATATTTCCTGCAACCTAACGAATTGTCATTTTATTGCATTTCTGAAGTTATTTCTATTTATCTGAAACTTTTAAAAGTGATGTACTGACACTATAGTAGGTCGTCATCATTATCATGACTTCGCGTTCGTGGACTCTGGTACGTTGTCGTTTGGAGATATTATGCTGTCCCCATCTTTAGTTGTcagtttttattttgtgtccGAATGGAACAGCGGGACAAGTGCGGTTCTCCCGCCACATGCAGTTCTCCCGCACTGCATTCACCATtcactattttctttttgtaaaagcAGTTCAAGCGGGAGATCTGCATGCAGTTCAATATTTGTTGTCTTTTTGTGGAAAAAGCAGGAGATCTGCATGCAGATCTCATCCGCTAACATTTGGTGATGTTgatctgctttttttttgtcaataaataactttgttacaacatataactttaaaatatatttgtctaatcttatgaatataatatttttactttattttatttacaactttaataatacaaaattatcattctctacttgttattttttgtcatatagtttttactttttaaaataatcattttaatataatacatatttcaatatattatgtatatctatagtaatataatttaaatatgtatactaatGTAAGAGATGTATATTTTGTATCACGCAAATAtatggtaatataatttaaatatgtatacttatgaagagagatgtatatttcatttatatacttaattatgatatgtattatgaaaatatatagtaatataattgaaatatgaacaataatggaagatatatatcattaaatttttattttaaaattgtgacaTTATGGATTTAGtgcaataatttttgttatttatatattatatttatatattatatactttgatatattttattataatcttttaaacatttaatctactttatttggatttttttcatttaaaactataataactGTTTGTTCTGATTGTTCCGCATTTCTCCGGCATGTTCTGTACTTCTCCTGCTTGATCTGCACTTCTCCAGCTtgatctgcttgatctgcactTCTCCTGCTTGATCCGCTTAATCCGCTTGATCTGCACTGTTTGAACCGCTTTTACCATTCGAAGCCTTTATACTACATTACTTTGGACAAACATCATAATTGACACATATGACTCGAAGTTACCTAGTTCCCTGAAAAACCCCTACAAATTCAAGATTCAGATAAGGAAACACACATGAAGGCCACTGAACTTAAACCATACCAAAAGTCATTAAATATTGACTTcattatattctaaaaataaaatcataaccGATAATTGTAATAATCAATGTGCTTCTCTCTGTTATCATGCTTGGGAAGATTAAGAAATTTTTGAGAATATATATgcaataaaaatagattttacaaaattaaaggGTAAACGGGCTTACAGATATATTCtcaaaaccaaaaccctaaGGCCCATTAACAAAGCCCTCAGTAGAGAAAACGAAGAAGAGCCATCGTCACTTTGCTTTTCACTCCTTTCCCCAGAAGAGATTTTACGAGTCCCGGCGGCGGAAAAATACAACCTTTCTTTCCCGACGAGAGCTAGCACAATGGGAAGAGGAAGACACAGAGGTCGTTCTCAGCGGAAACATTTCAAAGAAAGCAGAGAGAATGTCTGGAAACGCCCCAAGACCGATCCTACCGTCGACGCTTCCGACAACTCCGCTGCTGACAGACCTAACTGGCAACCTATTCCGACAGATAACCCTAACTTCGAGGAGTATTACAAGGTGACACACTCGTTGGTTCTGTCTCGAAATCGTGACAGCTTAtgtcttcttcttattttttttcagctatttttagggtttagggttttgattttaatggCTATTTTTTCATTGATTGATGGATTCGATTTAGTAGTGATTGGAAAGTCTTGTGATTGTGTGTGTGTAGGAACAAGGGATAGTGAAAGCAGAAGAGTGGGATGTGTTCATGGAGATTCTTCGTAAGCCTTTGCCTGCTGCCTTTAGGGTTAACTCcaagtaatgttttttttttcctcctaCTCTTCACTATTTAATTTGTTCATAGTATCAgtgaggttttagggttttgttccaatgtaaaattaaaaaaaaaagttattaactGCAACTTGGATGGCTTGAGGTTTCAGATTCTAACTAGATGCCTCCTCTCTCTTTATGATTTTGCAGTAGCCAGTTTTGCGATGATATTATATCAATATTGGAGAATGACTTCGTTAAATCTCTTCAGGCTGAGGTAAAGCTACAATGTCTGTTATTGATATCATATACTTGAAAATTTGGTTGAGTttcacattgttttttttttttttttgctctttaGGCCATAGAAGGTGGTGAATTGGAGGCTATTAAGCCACTGCCTTGGTACCCGAAGAACCTCGCTTGGCATTCTAATTTTTCTAGGAAGGAGATTAGGAAACATAAGACACTTGAgaggtatcttttttttttttgtcacaagcATTTGAACGTTTCTCGTTACTCTGGTAATTTTAGTGTATGGTTGAATAGATAGCTGTGTTACACATGATGGGGTTCTCCTTTGTTGTGTTCTGCAGGTTTCATGAATTTCTGAAATTAGAAAACGAAGTTGGAAACATTACCAGGCAGGAAGCTGTTAGCATGGTAAGATAGCTTACTATTATTCTCTTCCACTGTTGTTTTGTTCTTCTTCGttactaatatttataaacccttGTTGAATTTTAACCATGCAGGTACCTCCTCTATTCCTAGACGTACATCCAGATCATTTTGTACTTGACAGTGAgttaattttcatttgatataaaatgtcTTCAAAGGGCTCAAAGAAGTATCGAAAGGAACAGATGTCATTGACCATAAGACTTTATCCACTGATCACTTATCTCCTGTTTGTGTCTGAGCAGTGTGTGCTGCACCTGGTTCCAAAACATTTCAACTGCTCGAGATTATACATGGAGCATCAGAACCAGGGACTCTACCTAATGGAATGGTTTGTATTGctcttacatattttttttttaatttacaaagtCTGGATTTATGTAGATGGATGATTAAAAATCAGGTGGTGGCTAACGATGTTGATTTCCAAAGATCTAACCTTCTTATCCACCAAACAAAGAGAATGTGCACATCAAACTTGATAGTGACTAACCACGAAGGGCAACAGTTTCCCGGTTGCCGCTTGAACAAGTCCCGAGCTTCCGAGAAAGGACTAAGTGAAGATATGCCCATTAATCAACTTTCCTTTGACCGTGTTCTCTGTGATGTTCCGTGCAGTGGTGATGGTACACTACGCAAAGCTCCAGACATCTGGCGGAAATGGTGTTTTCACGTTTGCCTTTTCTGCTTTCTCCCCTATTAGCCTTTTTATGAGGCATCTGTTGTTGAAATTCTAATTTCTTTTGGTTTCTGCAACAGGAACTCTGGAATGGGCAATGGACTTCATAGCCTACAGGTTATTCTCGCTATGAGGGGTAAGCCTATTCTTCTTTGTTccaattaattttcaattaagATTGCTCCTAGATTGACTCGCCTGTCTTAAATATGGATTCTTGGATGTTGTTCAGGTTTGTCACTTTTGAAAGTTGGCGGGAAAATGATATACTCAACCTGCTCAATGAACCCGGTTGAGGATGAAGCCGTTGTTGCTGAGGTAACTACTTCACCTTCCATTATGAATGTGCTTACTGGTGTTGTGTGGATTCGTATAAACTCTCTGATTGTATTTTAGATTCTAAGGAGGTGTGGAGACTCTGTTGAACTTGTAGATGTTTCCGACAAGCTTCCTGAACTTATACGAAGACCAGGCCTTAAGACGTGGAAGGTCTGTTCCTACTAGAATTCAGTCTTACTGAacaaaaaactctttctataaAGTCTAATGGGGATTACTCATGTAAATTCGCCTCGTCTCTGTTGGGTCCAGGTGCGTGATAAAGGTGCGTGGTTTACTTCTTACAAAGACGTTCCTCAAAACAGAAGAGGCGGAGTTCTTGTGAGCATGTTTCCTTCTGGGAAAAACCTAACTGACTCAACTCAGAATAATGAGAATGGTGGTGGAAACGCCAGTGAAGATGGATGCAAAGAAACCAATAAACCTTTAGTGGATTCATTTCCTGATGAACAAGTTGTTGAAGTCTCTGATCTTCCACTTGAGCGATGCATGAGGATAATACCTCATGATCAAAACACTGGAGCCTTTTTCATCGCTGTCCTTCACAAAGTTTCACCCCTGCCAGgtgaaatatttttcttttagaaagAACATGTATTCCTAAATCATTGATTGATAATCACCACTGGTTCTTAAGAACTTATCGTTACTATTCTCACAGAATTTCAGGAGAAACCAAATCCGAGGAAACACTCATCTACTAAAACTGCTGAGTCGACTGACAAGTCCCCAGCTGAAGAAGCGGTTGTCACTGCTGATGCTGAACCAGTAGAGAGTCCAGTTGAAAAAGTTATAGAAGCAGATGCAAACAATGAGAAAGATGAGAGCTTGGTGGAGCCTGAGAAGAAAAACACAGAGGGAGAAACCATcacagaagagaaagaagccAACAGTTCGATTCACGCAGGAGACAAGAGAAAAGTACCAATGCAAGGGAAGTGGAAAAGCTTTGACCCAGTTGTCTTCCTGAAAGACGAGACGTTGATCGATACCATCAAGGAGTTTTACGGTATCAGAGATGAATCATTCCCATTGTATGGTCACCTCGTGACAAGAAACACTGACACAAGCAGCGTGAAGAGGATTTACTACGTTTCGAAATCGGTCAAGGAGGTTCTTCAGCTGAATTTCGCAGTCGGACAGCAGCTTAAGATTGCTTCCGTTGGCCTCAAGATGTTTGTAAGTAACTAAATCTCTAACCACTCATCTCTGGTTTGTTATATTAATTGTAAACTGTTTGAAACGCAGGAGAGACAAACGGCAAAAGAAGGTGGAAGCAAGCCTTGCTCATTCCGTATATCATCAGAGGGGCTACCAGTGATCCTTCCATACATCACCAAACAAGTTCTTTACAGTCCAATGGCAGACTTCAAACATCTTCTGGAGTACAAGTCAATCAAGTTTCCAGATTTTGTCAATAAACAGTTGGGACAGAAAGCAATTGACCTTGTCCTTGGATGCTGCGTGGTGATTCTCAGCGACGGTGCGTTTCTGTTCTGGTTTTAATGTTAGATGCTTTATAGGTCATGCATGatgatgtgtgtgtgtttttttttaaacagtttTGGTTGTATCTATCTCAGGTGAAGAGGCAGTGAAAGTGGATGCATCAACAATAGCTATCAGTTGCTGGAGAGGGAAGAACAGTTTGGGTGTTATGGTAACTTCTGCTGATTGCCAGGAGTTGCTAGAGAGACTTGCTGAGAGAACAACACCCAAAAGCGAAGGTGGTTCGGTTAATGAGAGCAATGGCGATTCGGGTGGTCCTGGAGCTATGGAGACAGTTTAAAAAGCCTTCATTTCAGAATCATAACTTGAGATCTTACTCCATtgttgcgtttttttttttttggattgttCATCTTTTCAAGTTCCTTTACATTTAAGCAATCATGATAGTATATCATATTATGACTTTGATGAATGGATAGACGAGAAGATTTTATATTTCCAAAAGCTGAAACCACTTGAGTAGAGCGTTTTCATCAAATCGGTGTTTACATCAAATAGTAGGATTAACGTTTTGTTATGTCGTAAACAAGCATTTCAACACCAACATATCCTCTGTAGTCGGGGCTAGTAACAGCTCTGTATCTGCTTAGAACAAAAGAACCATAATGTCACTGGTCGAAGCAGCCACATCGCTATGATCTTCTCCTGGGAAACTGATGAAGTACTAATCAGCGGAACTCATGGGaacacctttttttttgttatcagaAGAGGAGAATTAGTGGTGAGAAGCGAGTTGAGAGATGGCGTCCTCACACTTGTATTTTACATGTTATAGTTCGATGTGTATCAAATCGATTGTGGTGGAAGACCAAAACGAGACTCAGAACTGTTAGAAAGgtaattaagatataaaataaaaaagttggCCTATACAGGTTTCGAACCTGTGACCTTCGCGTTATTAGCACgacgctctaaccaactgagctaataGGCCTTTGGATTTTGTTTCTCACGAAAATATTATGTTTGGTTAAGTACCGAATTGGCAACAATTGCAGAATCTGACGAGAATCGCTGGATCCCAGCCGGATCATTATATGATTGCTGAAAAATCTTTTTTATGGTAACTTATATTGCTGTTGTGGCAGGAAGTAGGTTCAAAATCGAAAGTGATAAGGTGTAGGTTAAAGAGCTTGAGCTATTTGGCACTGTTACCATTTACTCTCTTAGTTCATGTTTAAGCCCATTTCAAGGGTTTATGTAAGAGCAGGTCCAATGGTGTATCTTTGGGTTCGAAAACCTAGGTAAGTTTTtaaacttatttaaatttttcttttttgttaaaaaaaaaaccaatcgTAGGATCTTACATGGTAGTGAGACTCGTGAACAGTAACAAACCTAATCcttatctaaaaattattttgccAAAAATCCTTAATTTTAATAGTTCCCACATGATATTTAATTGATTAATCCTTAAAGATTATTGGGTAAGGATCTCCATTGGACCTATCCTAATAAAGAAAACCTGTTGGAGAGGTAGGAAATCATTTATCAACAAATTAAGTTAATTCCTAATGTCGACACGGATGAAATTCTTGCTGCCACTACCAAGCCGAACCAAAACGCGTACAAACCAAACCAGACTAATGTTGATTGATTTCGGTTGAAAAAACTTTTATATCCAAACAAACTAAATCAAAATGAACTGAACACAAATTTAAACAGAAATATTGATAGTGGCTTAAGTTTTGAAGGTTTCCCTCTTATccaaaattaagtaaaaattttttttttttatattatggtTAAAATTGCTCTTAAACAAAATTCTCTAAAAACAAGAACATAAAATTTCCTAAATTAATCTTTTAGTGAATTGGAGTTTCCAACTTctactataaaataaaagaataagaATTTCAAACACTATCATCAAAATTGAAAACTAactatgatatttatattagattcaaatattgtaatataatttacatatctAACTAAACTGAACCAATTATAAACCAAATCAAGCCAAAATGaatacaaaccaaaccaaattaatGTTGATTGATTTCGGTTAAAAAACTTTTATACCCAAACAAACCACATCAAAAAGAACCGAATccaaatttaacagaaaaactGATATTgacttaagttttaaaattttccttcctatccaaaaataaaaataaagaataaaattttagtGTTATGGTTAAAGTTGCTCTTAAACAAATTTctctaaaaacaaaaacacaagaTTTTCTAAATTAATCTTTTAATGAATTGGAGTTTCCAACTCCTACAAGCAAACTTAAAACATAGAAATATGGAAAAGAACATGGTAATACAGGAAATGTAGGGGTTTTTTCCTAAACAAATAGGAACCACTCTCTTATTTGCagaattgaaaagaaaaaaaaatgaaaaaaagaacaaaagagaCTCAGGCTTATATGATACTTTGGTTTGGGCAACCGAATCTTCTTGATTGCTGGTCAATACAAGCTCATGGCAACTCTTACTCACATTGatttcctttgtttttttgtcaaactcTCCAATAGAACCCACTGTATGTCGTCTTCATCGAACGAATGAGCTCTAGTGAATGAAGATGAACCATTAGTCATCCTTTCCTGAAGAGCTCTAGCAACTATTTCATCCTCCTGAGCTTGCTTTCTTTTGCCATTATCTTTGGAACTGTTTAGACTCTCCTGAATAGCTACAGCAACTAGTTCATCCTCCTGAACTTGCTTTCTTCTTTTATTGTCTTTGAAACTGTTTAGACTCTCCTGAATAGCTACAGCAACTAGTTCATCCTCCTGGACTTGCTTTCCTTTTCCACTATCCTTGAAACTGTGTAGACTCTCCTGAAGAGCTACAGCAACTAGTTCATCCTCCTCAActtgctttctttttccatTATCCTCTTGTTGGCGACGAAGAAAAAGAGATTCTTGAATAGCCGAGTTAAGCTCTTTAACTTCAGGCGATGAAAGCAGATCTTCCATTTTGAGACTCTCCTCCAGACCTAAAGAA is a genomic window containing:
- the LOC108808581 gene encoding uncharacterized protein LOC108808581, which codes for MDMVPFTEIMKLVISEAKKVKDFKPLFKELASTIERLVPIFEEIDLLQERLEPGNKELIVLTKLMLSAKKMVHKCSRVRVYNLVKINSYTKQIKQINDDFVKFCQIDLQLIGLRNQLRSRSQTSLNMQESSPPAFQGVHRKQVQVGGQLSLGLEESLKMEDLLSSPEVKELNSAIQESLFLRRQQEDNGKRKQVEEDELVAVALQESLHSFKDSGKGKQVQEDELVAVAIQESLNSFKDNKRRKQVQEDELVAVAIQESLNSSKDNGKRKQAQEDEIVARALQERMTNGSSSFTRAHSFDEDDIQWVLLESLTKKQRKSM
- the LOC108813377 gene encoding uncharacterized protein LOC108813377; this translates as MGRGRHRGRSQRKHFKESRENVWKRPKTDPTVDASDNSAADRPNWQPIPTDNPNFEEYYKEQGIVKAEEWDVFMEILRKPLPAAFRVNSNSQFCDDIISILENDFVKSLQAEAIEGGELEAIKPLPWYPKNLAWHSNFSRKEIRKHKTLERFHEFLKLENEVGNITRQEAVSMVPPLFLDVHPDHFVLDMCAAPGSKTFQLLEIIHGASEPGTLPNGMVVANDVDFQRSNLLIHQTKRMCTSNLIVTNHEGQQFPGCRLNKSRASEKGLSEDMPINQLSFDRVLCDVPCSGDGTLRKAPDIWRKWNSGMGNGLHSLQVILAMRGLSLLKVGGKMIYSTCSMNPVEDEAVVAEILRRCGDSVELVDVSDKLPELIRRPGLKTWKVRDKGAWFTSYKDVPQNRRGGVLVSMFPSGKNLTDSTQNNENGGGNASEDGCKETNKPLVDSFPDEQVVEVSDLPLERCMRIIPHDQNTGAFFIAVLHKVSPLPEFQEKPNPRKHSSTKTAESTDKSPAEEAVVTADAEPVESPVEKVIEADANNEKDESLVEPEKKNTEGETITEEKEANSSIHAGDKRKVPMQGKWKSFDPVVFLKDETLIDTIKEFYGIRDESFPLYGHLVTRNTDTSSVKRIYYVSKSVKEVLQLNFAVGQQLKIASVGLKMFERQTAKEGGSKPCSFRISSEGLPVILPYITKQVLYSPMADFKHLLEYKSIKFPDFVNKQLGQKAIDLVLGCCVVILSDGEEAVKVDASTIAISCWRGKNSLGVMVTSADCQELLERLAERTTPKSEGGSVNESNGDSGGPGAMETV